The window GTTTTTACCGTCTCTGATCGCTTCGTTTAGCTCTAATTCAGTATCTACGATTCTATCCTGAAGCTGTTTTCCGATTTCTAAATATTCATTATAGATTTCTTCAACGTCTAACGCTGGTTTTCCATAATATTTTTCAAAAAGAGAATTCTTAACTTTTAAGTTTTTCTCAATTTTATCTCTTAAAATCTCAGGGTTTAATAGGTCAACCATTCTGATTCCGACTCTTGCAATTTTATCTTCATAGCAAGGTCCGATTCCTTTTTGGTTGTTCCGATCTGAGTTCCGCCGTGTTCCTCTTCACGGTAAGTATCCAAAAGGATGTGGTAAGGCATGATCACATGCGCTCTTCTGCTGATAAAAATGTGGTCTGTTCTCAAGTTTTTGCTCTCGATCTGACCAACTTCTCTAATAAAAGACTTAGGGTTTACCACTACTCCGTTCGCAATGATACATTTCCCTTTGCATTGAAGAACTCCTGAAGGAAGAAGGTGCAGAACGAATTTCTCTTCACCAACATAAACCGTGTGACCAGCGTTGTCTCCTCCTTGGAAACGCACTACATAGTCCGATTTTGCTGATAAAACATCCGTGATTTTACCTTTACCTTCATCTCCATACTGAAGACCTACAACTACATAAGTTGACATATTTTACTTTTGTTTTAAGATTCGTGCAAAATTACTTTTAAAAAAAATGACAGCCAAATTATAGGGGATATTTATTTTGGATTGGGTGAAAATCATAGGGTTGAAGGTGTTAAAATAATTTAATCCAAAAATAATAAAGTCATGTCGTATAATTTTTTGAAATAAAAATTTGTTTACTTTTGTTTTGTGGAAAAACATGGTCAAATAGAAATAAAAGTTTCTGGAAAAATTGGAAACGTAGATATAAATCCTGATAACTTTGATATCAAGGAAATAATTTCTATATTAAACAATGTTGATGACTTGTTATATTCTGGAGATAAAAAAAATAGACCTTTAATTTCTTATGATATTAAAGAGGGATCTGTTAGAAATATTTTTAAAACCGGCATACAATATATAGTTAGTTTTAATGCTATATTAGGTTTAATTTCCCAGACTAATACTATTGATTATTTAGATTTAGCAACAGCTAAAGCTATTGAAAACCTTCAAGATTTAGCAAAGAAAAAAGATTTTGCATTTGATATAACGACATCACTTGAAGAGTCTAATAGTATTCGAATTGATAAATTCTCTGATTTTAAAAGAACAGAAGCAATTTGGGCTGAAGCAGAATTTTATTTTTATGGAAAAATAACTAATGCAGGAGGTAAAGATAAAGCTAATATTCATTTATTGACTGATGAATATGGAACAGTTAGAATTCAAACTCCAATTTCATTCTTAGAACAACAAGAAGAAAATATTCTATACAAATCTTTAGGTATAAGAGCTAAAGGTAATCAGCATTCAGAAAACGGGGAAATTGATTTTACAAATTTAGAATTCATTGAGTTAATTGATTATAATCCCATTTTTGATGAAAATTATTTGAAAAAATTAAGAGATAAAGCAAAACAATCTTGGCTTTCAAATATTAATCCTGATGAATGGTTAAGACAAATAAGAGGAAGCTATGAAAGTTAATGGAGTTTTACTAGACACAAGTTTCTTTATTAGGTTTTTAAATGATGCAGATCCATTATTTAGAAATGCTTTGGAATATTATAAATATTTTTTAAACAAAGATATCAAAATGCACATTTCAACAATTTCAATTGCTGAATATTGTGTTGGAGGTTCTATATCAGAACTACCTTTAAGAAATTTAGCTATTCTTCCATTTAATTTGAATCATGCTATTAAAACAGGAGAAATTGCTAAAATAGTTTTCACAAAAAAAGGAAAATTAAAACTAGCTGAAAGAAATATAATTCCAAATGACTCAAAATTATTTTCTCAAGCAGATGTAGAGAAAAATATCATTTATTATTTGTCTTCAGACACCGAGAGTATTAAAATTTATAATCTTCTCCAAGAAGAAGGACAAAAGCCAAATTTTAATTTTATAGATTTAAGTATTCCACCAAATGAATATTTTGGTTATTTAGATTTATAGATACTTTTAAGTTTTGATTAACAAAGCTTAAGAACAATTACCAATCAATTGTCCTACCATCTTATCTCTAATAAAATACTCATCATCCAAAATTGAAAACACCAACAAAGTCTCATCATAATATTTAATGGAATTGTTGGAAATTATAAACTCCCTGACATCAAAATAAAATATCTTACCACTTGAACATTCTTATGAATTCATCACAAAAATCAGCATACCTTCCCTCCAAACTCAACAAAGAATCAGACCTGTTTCATACTCTATTCACTCCAGAAACAGTAACAGCCACCCTCCTTATCGTTCACGGCATGCAGGAACATAGTGGAAGATACGCGGAAATAGCTGAGTATTTTGCAAACCATGGCATTGCAGTGCTGACGTATGATCACCTGGGTCACGGAAAGTCCGTAAAAGATAAAAGCGAGATAGGGTTCTTCCAGCTTGAAAAACCGGATGAGAGGCTAATTGCTGATACAGAAATGATGGCAGATCATCTTGCAGCGCAATATCCGGATGTTCCCCATTTTATTCTGGGACATTCAATGGGATCTTTTATCACTCGTTGTCTTCTTCAGAGAGCAAGTAAGAAATTTGCCGGGGCTATTATTACCGGAACTGGTGGACCTTTGCCTGGAATTGATTTATTGAGAGGCTATTTATCCATAGCTAATGCCATAGCACCAAAACATCGTACTTTTTTAAATTCTGTTTTTACCAAGGTCAATAATAAGCATTTTAAGAGAGATAAAGATTTTGGTGATACAAGCTGGCTAAGCATTAATCCTAAGAACAGAACTGCTTTTGAACAGGATGAATTGTGCGGAATTCCTTTTACCCATAATGCTTTTTATACGCTGTTTACAGTTTATAAAAGAGCAACTTCAAGAAATTGGGCTTCTTCTATTTCGCCAGCATTTCCTTTTCTGTTTGTAAGCGGAAAGAATGATCCGATTGGTGATTTTGGTAAAGGAGTCATCCTTACCATTAACAATTTAAAAAGTGATGGCTTTCAGGATGTGGAGACAAAGATCTATCCGGAGATGCGTCATGAAATTTTGAATGAGGAAATACGGGAGCAGGTGCTGAGTGAGATTTATGATTGGATGTTAAGACATTGTAAATAGGTTCTTGCAGATAGAGGCAATGTAATAGTCTTTTTCCCACAGATAGCACGGATTTTCACAGATGATTATGGATAAATTCTGCGTAATCTGCAAAATCTGCGAGATAATTTAAATTCTTGTATTTTAGGGATAATGATTTTGTTATCTGTCCTGATTTTTTATTGAAATTGAAGACTCACCTTAATCAAAAAAAGTATCTAAAAGTTTAGGGTAGAATTATCCGCTGGTCTCAATCCATTCTGAGAAAGATTTGCGGTAGGTTTCTCCTACGGTAACGAAATCCATATTTCTCATCTGGATTCTGTTTCCTTCAATGACTTTTATTTTATCGGTTGCAATGATATAAGATCTATGAATCCTCATAAATCTGTTTTCAGGAAGTTTCTCTAAAATATCTTTCATATTTTCCAGCACCATTACTTTATCATTGATGGTGTGAATTCTGATATAATCTTTTAATCCTTCGATATAAATAACCTCATCAAAGGCTATTTTATAATATTTTCTGTCTGATCGTACGAAAAGATGATCCAGCTGTGGCTCAGGAATGAAAGCCTGTTGCCATTGTATAAATTTTTGTACTCCCTGATAAAAGCGATTGAAAGTAATGGGCTTCAATAAAAAATCCACCACGTGGAAATCAAAAGCTTCCAAAGCATACTCAGCATACGCAGTAGTTACAATGAAATTATGATTCTTATTAAACATTTTCATCATTTCAATTCCTGTAAGCTCAGGCATCTGAATATCAATAAAAATAAGGTCTACATTTTCTGAACCCAATAATTTCATCACTTCATACACATCACTTCCGGCATATATGATATTCAACAGATCGGTTTTTAAGGCATAATCGTTCAAAAGCCTTACTGCAAAGGGCTCATCATCTAGGATAATACAATTGATCTTTTGTTTCATGAAAATTGAATTTGTATGGATGCTTTAAATTTGTTTTCAAGACGGGTGGTTTCAAGTTTATATTTGCTGTGGTATAACATCTCTAACCTATTTTTAAGATTATCCAAACCAATACCACCCAGTTTATCTGTTTTTTTATTGCCTATAGAATTGATGACTTCAAAATTCAAAAGTTTATCGTCTGTAAATATATTGATCTCAATTGGGTTTTGTTCTGAGTAAGCCCCATGTTTTAAGGCATTTTCAATCAATGGTGACAGAATATAGGGTGCTATTCTTCGTTTTTCATCTTTAATCCCGGACTGCCATTTTACAATATTATTTTCATAATGTCTTAATTCTTCCAATTCTATATAGGCTTTTATATAATCCAGTTCTTCTGACAGGGCAATATGCTCCTTCTGTGCCTCATAGGTGGTAAAACGCATGATGCTGCTCAGTTTTTCAATAGCAGAAAGAGATTCCGGTGACTGAAAGTGAACCATTGAATAGATATTATTTAAAGTATTGAAAATAAAATGAGGGTTGATCTGAGCTTTAAGAAATTTGATCTCCGTATTTTTCTGATCTTCCAGAATAACCTTATTATATTCTAAAAGTTTTATCACATGGATAATTAACCACAGAAATGAACTGAAAATAATAGGTTTGCTGCTATAAGCAAGATTATCCAGGAGATAGTTTCCTAAAACGGGATTGGTATAATTTACCTTCCCTAGCCACCAGTCTGTCAACACCTGTTCAATAACAAAGCGTGTTAATGTAAAGAACAAATAAGTAATGATAATTCCTATCAACAGCTTTATCCATTTAAAATCGTTGAAGATTTTTGGCATTACCAAGATATAATTAAAGTAGAAGGTCAGTACAAAGACTATAGCATAGGTTTTAAAGAACAGATCCAGCTCCGGCATCCCGAAAGAGAGCGGTTGGCCTACCAGCATAAAATACAAAGTCAGCAGCCAAAATAAAATGTGCAGGCCAATCTCCGTTTTTTTATTCAGATGTAGTTTTCCCATATCGGTTATTATTTTTTTGTAAAAATAGGTTTTTATGGAAAAGTTCAACACCGGGTTTGTCGACAAAATACGAGGGAACGTCGATAAAATTGGTTTCAGCAGACTCAAAGCTGCAGTTTTGCTAAAAAATAAAGACAAAGATTATGAAAACTTTACTTCTTCCAGCGATACTTCTTCTATTCATCAATACAATGAATGCACAGGAAAAAGAAACCAACAGTGAAACTTCTTTAGAAACTGTTGTTATAAAAAAGCAGAAAAAAATTATTGAAAGAAAGGTAGACCGTCTCATTTATAATGTTGAAAATTCAACTGCTTCAACGGGTGGAAATGCCTTGGATGCTTTAAAATCTGCCCCGATGGTAAGGGTACAAAATGAAGCGGTATCTATTGTTGGAAAAGGTGAAGTATTGATTATGATTGATGACCGTCTTCAAAAGATGCCTGCAAGCGAGGTAGCTGCTTTTCTGAAAACGATTCCTTCAGATAATATTAAAAGCATTGAGGTGATCACTTCTCCTCCTGCAAAATATGAAGCGGAAGGAAACAACGGGATTATTAATATTAAACTTAAAACCGCTAAAAATAATTCGTGGAATGCTAGTTTAGGCACCAATTATACCCAAAGATTCTATGCCGGAAACAGCGTACAGGGCATGTTTAATTATAATCATGGAAAGCTTTCTCTACAATCTTCTGTGTATATGGAACAACAAAAATCCCGATCAAGCTCCCAAAGCAATACTTATTATCAAAATGAATTGTGGGCTATGGATACTCAGAGCGCTAGCAAAAACAAAAATCTGGGAATCAGTTTAGGAGCTGATTACAAAGTTACAGATCAATGGACAACCGGATTAAAATATCTGGGAAGCTTCAGCACAGAAGAGGGTTCAAGTTCTCCGTTTACTTCAAGAATGAATTATCAAACCTCTCAGCCTGATTCTTTTATTTCTTCTGACACTCAATCTTCCAATAAACCCAATATTAATAGTTTAAATTGGTTTAACACCATAAAAATGGACAGTGCTAAAACTGTACTTACTACAGATTTTGATTTTTTTGAATATAAAAAGGATGATGCAAGAGATTTCTACGGAAGTGAACTTGATTCCAAAATGCAAATGCTTCCCGGGACTTATTTTTCAGCATTAAATTCAAACATGAACAAAATCCGTAATTATTCAGGAAAAGCAGATCTGGAAACCAAACTTTCCTGGGCAGACTTTAATTTTGGTGGCCGTTTTTCTTTTACCCGTACCGATAATAATTTTTTAGCCTACAATAAAGAAACCGGTGTTCCAGTCCTTAATACCGATCAATCCAATACCTTCATTTATAAAGAATATAACGAGGCTTTATATTTTTCATTAAGCAGAAAATTTAATAACCATTGGGAAGCTAAACTTGGATTACGTGCTGAAGCTACCCAAACAACCGGGTTTTCAGAAACCCGCAACCAAACTGACAAAAATGATTATATCAAACTGTTTCCAACAGCTTATCTTACTTATACGATGAACAACAACCATTCTTTTTCATTGAATTACAACAGAAGAATCAGACGTCCGGATTTTGATTACCTGAATCCATTTGTTGTCCGTTCAAGTCCTTTTTATTATTCCGAAGGCAACCCTTATCTGAAGCCTTCTATTATTGACAATATTGAGTTTTCTTATATCAAGGGGCAAAAATGGACTTCTTCATTATATTATTCCAAAGTTTCAGATTTCGGGCAGGCATTATCTATTTTAAATCCGGATACCAATGTGACCAGAAATACTCCTGTAAATTATGCAGACACTTACCAGATTGGTTTTTCCACCTCTTATAATTTCAGTGCTGTAAAATGGTGGAACAGCTTTTCAGGATTCAATGTTAATTATCAGAATGTAAAATCTAAAGTTCCGTACACCGCCTCTATTGATGGTTACAATGCTTATCTGTATAGTAATAATGACTTTACTCTGAATAAGAAAAAAACGTTTTCTCTGAGTGTCAATTATGGGTTACAACTTCCGGGCAGATATCAAATTTTCCATATTTCCACGATGAATATTTTGGATGTGACAGTAAAGATTCTGTGTCTTGATAAAAAATTCTCCGTATCTCTTACCGGAACTGATCTTCTAAACAGCCAAAGACCTTTGATCTCTTATCAATCCAATGGTATTGAAACCAATTTCAGAAACAATAATTATACACGAGGATTCAGACTTTCATTAAGTTACAGATTTGGGAATAATGATCTAAAATCTAAGGATAGAAATTTCGGAAATGAAGAGGAAAGAAACAGGATGAATCAATAAGCTTCAAATATTCTTAATTTAATAAACTCACACAGATTTTGCGGATTAAGCGGATTCAATCATACAGAAACATCTGCGAAATCTGTGAGATCTGCGTGAGACTATATGAATCAGATTACAGATCCGAGAACCTGAATAGTTTGGAATTATTTTAATTCTAAAATTCTCGAGATTACACAGATTTCAAATTATACAAAGAATATCCGGAAGAGTTTTTTAGATCACTCCACTTCATCGCAATGACATATCTAATAATTTTATATTTTTGAATCTCATGTTTTAAAAACAATGAACAGAATTGACCGACTGATTTCCGTGCTTACTACTTTGCAATCTAAACAATTTGTAACGGCTGATTATATTGCTGATAAATATGAGATCAGTATCAGAACAGTGTACAGGGATATTAAAGCGCTAGGTGAAATTGGAGTTCCTATTGATTATGAGCCTCAGAAAGGCTATACCGTTTTACAAGGCTTCTTCCTTCCTCCGATTCTTCTTACCAGTGATGAAGCCAATGCTTTGATTATGATTTCCAAACTGTCGGAACGTTATACAGACAAAACGATACACAAGAATGTTTCCAATGCTATAGACAAAATAAAATCGGTCTTACGATATAGTGAAAAGGAAAAAGCAGATCAATTGCAGAAAAAGATTGGCATCTATGTTTCGCCTGAGACTGACCGCAGTAAAGATTATCTGACTATTATCCAGAATGCTATTATAGATAAGCAAATTTTAAAAATATGCTATCTCAACAATTCAACCGAAGCCAGCGAAAGAGAAATTGAACCTATCGGAATGAGTTTTTATACCAATCAATGGCATCTGATCGCCTGGTGCTGGAAAAGAAATGAATATCGGGATTTTAAAGTTTTACAGATTCAGGATTTAAGGAATACAGCTCAGCCATTTAAAAAAGAAGTGCATTTTACTCTTGAGGAATATATTAATTCTTTGACGTGATGAGGCCTGGAAGTAAGAAGCTGGAGGCGGGAGGTTTCTGCTAGACGAATAACTTCTGCAAATCTTTGTAATGGATATTCTTAAAATAAAATGATAGACTATACACTCCTACTTCCGACATCCATAACTCCCCGCTTCCAACCTCCAGCTTCCAAACTTTTTGCATAAAAAAATCAGACTGACATAGGGTTGACAGTTGCCCCATTTACCTTTGTCTAAAATATCATACAATATGGATAAAGTATACAAAAATTGCCAGAGCTGCGGGATGCCTCTGAAAAAATCACCTAATGGCGGCGGAACCAATGCTGATGGTTCTATCAGTACAATGTATTGTGGTTATTGCTACGAAAAAGGACAGTTTAAACAAGAAAATATTACAGCAACAGAAATGCAGAGTTTTGTAAAAATCAAAATGAAAGATATGGGCTTTCCAGGTTTTCTGGCCGGTTTATTTTCAAAAGGAATTCCTAAATTAGAACGCTGGAAAAATTAAAATCAATCACCATGACTATAGAAGAACTTTTTAAAGACAAAGCCACTAAAGCAAAGGAAAAAACAGAGATCATCAGCAAATGGATCATGGATACGTCCCTACCCACAGACGAACTGATTGCCTTTGCTGAAAAAGCAAAAGACCCGATCAAAGGAACCTGTATAGAGGCTATGGAATATGCCACCAAACAAAATCCTAACCTTGCAGATGAAACGGTATTCACATTCGTTACCAATACCCTTACGGAGAAAGCTCCCAGAATAAAATGGGAAAGCGCCAAAGTGATTGGCAATACGGCACAATTATTTCCTGAGAATCTTGATCTGGCCATCACTAATCTGATCGCAAACACAGAACATGAAGGAACCGTTGTTCGTTGGAGTGCTGCGTTTGCGTTAGGAGAAATCCTGAAACTGAAAACTTCACACAATACTACTCTTCTTCCAACACTTGAGAACATCAGTGAGAAAGAAGAAAAGAACAGTATCAAGAAAATCTATCTGGATGCCATTAAGAAAACAAAGAAATAATTATTGAAAATTATAAACTTAAAACTCCTGGAAGCAATCTCCAGGAGTTTATTTTTTAGGTTTGGGCTAAAACCCTTTGATTTTTAAATCTTTTATTGTAAAGCCCGCTCCCTATTGAATTTCCAAATATAAATCCGCGAAATCTGCGAGAAATAAATCATTCCAACATTACTTCTCTCCCAATCCCTATTTCTTTAAGGAATATTTCATCATGTGAGATCACCAACAGCGTTCCTTTATAATCTTTAATAGAATTGGTAAGAATTTCAACATTCTGCAAATCCAGATTATTGGTAGGCTCATCCAGGATGATCATATCCGGAGCTTTATTGCTGATAGAAAGTCCGCACAGAAGTAACCTTAAACGCTCTCCACCACTTAAAACTCCGCATTTTTTATTCCATGTATCCTTACTGAACAAAAATCGTGAAAGTAATGTCTTCACTTCGGATTCCTGTAAAGCACTATCATTGAATGTTTGTACAAAATCATACAAAGTCAGTTCATCATCAATTAATGAATATTCCTGGTCTATATAAATACTATTGAATTCCGCATGGTTAATATTTCCAACAGAAGGCTGGATGTTTCCCAACAGAAGTTTAATAAGGGTTGTTTTCCCTGAACCGTTGCCTCCTTTAATGGAAATTCTCTCTCCACTTCTTATTTCAAGATCGAGATTATCTTTCCAGAGCTTTTCTTCTCCATAGCTAAAATTAATACCTTCAGCTGTGATCAAAATTTTCCCGGTATGCAAACCGGAATCATTGAAATTCACTTTCATCTGATCGGAATTTCTTACGGAAGAACGCAATTCCCTCAAGTCTCCTGAAATACCCGTAATCTTTTCAGTGTGTACACTCTTCAGTTTTGAAGTATTTTTCTCCGCATTGTTCCGAAGTGTATTCATCATGATTCTGGCTACTCCTGATTTTTCCTGTTTCTGCTTTCCGCGGGCATCAAGCTTCTGTTTGCGTTCTATGGTTTCACGTTCTTTTTCTTTAGCTTTTTTCAGAGCCCGCTCTTTGGCGTGAATATCATTTTGTAAAGCCTCCTCTTCCACTTCTTTCTGTTCTGAGTAGAAATCATAATTCCCGCCATAGGCAGCAATTCCCTGATTGCTTAATTCAAAAATTGTATCTGCAAGATTCAGTAATGTTCTGTCGTGGCTCACCATCAAAACAGTAGCATTTACTTTTTCAATAAGATCATATAGCAGTTTTCGTCCCTCTAAGTCAAGGTGATTAGTAGGTTCATCCAAAATAATGATATCAGGCTGATTGATCTGAATTCCGGCAAGGAAAACTTTGGTCTTCTGCCCGCCACTTAAGCCTTCTAGTTTTTGGTTTAAATCAAAATCCTGAAGATTCCAGTATTGTAATGCGTTCTGGCAGCGTTCTTCAATATCCCAATCGTCATTCAGAGTTTCAAAATACCGTTCATCCACTTCCCCACTCGTAATTTTTTCAAGGGCTAAAAGCTTCTGATCTATATTCAGACATTCTGCAATGGTTAGATGATTAAAGTTCCCGAACATTTGGGGAACATAGAAAATTTCGCCCTGAACATTTATAGTTCCCTCTAAAGGTTGTATTACATTCGCTATGATCTTCAGCAGGGTAGATTTTCCCATGCCGTTGCTTCCTACCAAAGCTGATTTGGTATGAGATGGTATTGTTAAATTGATATGATTAAAAAGGAGATTTCCTCCCGTAAACCCAAAGGATATATTTTGCAGTAAAATCATGATTTCTTTCTTAATAAAGGTTAAACACCAGCAACTCGTTAGTTACCGCTTCATTGAATCTGAAAGAAATTATATCCTACATGTCTGTATTTATGGGTTTTGAAAGATCAAATATAGTACAAATCTACGATTAAACACAAAAACATTTTAATGAAAAATCTAAAATCCGTAACTTTGCCAACTACTAAAATTTTTTATGGAAAGTATTAAAGTTCACGACAAAACTTTCGTTCCTTATTTAAAGGATGCCGAAATTCAGGAAATTGTAAAAGAGACCGCATTAAGAATTTATGAAGATTACAAAGATGAAGTTCCTGTTTTCATTGGTGTTTTGAATGGAGTTATCATGTTCTTCTCCGATCTTTTAAAATATTATCCTGGGGAATGCGAAATCGCTTTCCTACAAATGAGTTCTTATGTAGGAACTGAATCTACAGGGATTGTTTATCAGAAAATGGAGCTTACAAAAGATGTAAAAGACCGTCACATCATTCTTGTAGAAGATATCGTTGATACAGGAAATACGGTTGAAAGTCTTTTCAAATATTTCCAGGAAACACAACGTCCTAAATCTGTAAAGCTGGCAAGTTTCTTACTGAAACCTGAGATTTACAAGAAGGATTTCAAACTGGACTATATTGGGAAAGAAATTCCAAATAAATTTGTTCTTGGTTATGGATTGGACTATGATGAATTAGGAAGAAACCTACCTAATTTGTACCAACTAGAAGAAGGACAAATCAATCATTAAATGCCTATAGCTATTAGCTACTGGCTTTTAGCTTTAAATATTGAATCGAAATAAAGTAAAATATTAACTAAATAAAGCTAAAAGCAAGAAGCGAACCGCCAATTGCCGGAAGCGAAACAACATTATGATAAACATCGTTCTGTTCGGCCCTCCAGGAAGTGGAAAAGGAACACAAGCTCAGAATCTAATCGAAAAATTCAACTTAAAACAGGTTTCAACGGGTGATCTTTTCAGATACAACATGAAAAATGACACTGAACTTGGAAAACTGGCTAAGTCTTACATCGATAAAGGAGAATTGGTTCCGGATCAGGTAACAACAGATATGCTGATTGATGAGATCAGAAAACCTACCGATACTAACGGTTTTATCTTTGACGGATATCCAAGAACTACTGCTCAGACAGAAGCTTTGGAAAAAATCGTTAAAGAAGAACTTAATGATGAGATTGACATCTGTCTTTCATTAATTGTAGAGGATAAAATTTTGGTGGAAAGACTTCTGAAAAGAGGAGAAACCAGCGGTAGATCAGACGACAGCAATGTAGAGATCATCGAAAACAGAATTAAAGAATATTATACTAAAACAGCAGAAGTAGCAGAGCTTTACAAACAACAAGGAAAATATGTTGAAGTAAACGGTGTAGGAGAAATTGATGAGATTGCTCAAAAACTTTTCGCTGAAGTAGAGAAAATTAAATAATCGAGATTCGGGATACGGGATACGTATTTTCGTCCCGTAGCTCGCAACTCGTAACAAATACTATATGTCTAACTTTGTAGATTACGTAAAGATCCATTGTAAAAGCGGACACGGAGGTGCAGGTTCTGCCCACCTTCGCCGTGAAAAATATATTCCTAAAGGTGGCCCTGATGGAGGTGACGGAGGTCGTGGTGGACACGTCATTATGAGAGGAAATGCTCAGGAATGGACTTTACTTCCGCTTCGATACACCCGTCACATTAAAGCAGAACGTGGTGAAAACGGAGCAAAAAACCAGCTTACCGGTGCTGACGGTTCTGATATTTATATTGATGTTCCCATCGGAACGATCGCTAAAAATGAAGAAGGAGAAATTATCGGTGAAATCCTTGAAGACAAGCAGGAAATCATCTTGATGGAAGGAGGAAAAGGAGGAAGAGGAAACGAATTCTTCAAATCTTCTACCAATCAAACCCCAAGATATGCTCAACCCGGAATGGACGGTCAGGAAGGCTATATAGTCTTCGAACTTAAAATTTTAGCCGATGTAGGATTGGTTGGATTTCCGAATGCCGGAAAATCTACACTTCTGGCTTCTGTTTCTGCAGCAAAACCTAAGATTGCTAACTACGCCTTTACAACCCTGACTCCTAACCTTGGAATCGTGGATTACAGAAATTACAAATCATTCGTAATGGCTGATATTCCAGGAATTATAGAAGGAGCAGCGGAAGGAAAAGGATTAGGACACAGATTCCTGAGGCATATTGAAAGAAACTCTATCCTGTTGTTTTTAATTCCTGCGGATTCTGAAGATCACTTCCAGGAGTTTAAAATTCTGGAAAATGAATTGAAGGAATATAATCCTGAGCTTTTAGATAAAGATTTCATTGTTTCCGTTTCAAAATCCGATCTTTTGGATGATGAACTGAAAAAAGAAATTTCAGCCGAAT of the Chryseobacterium capnotolerans genome contains:
- a CDS encoding type II toxin-antitoxin system VapC family toxin, which produces MKVNGVLLDTSFFIRFLNDADPLFRNALEYYKYFLNKDIKMHISTISIAEYCVGGSISELPLRNLAILPFNLNHAIKTGEIAKIVFTKKGKLKLAERNIIPNDSKLFSQADVEKNIIYYLSSDTESIKIYNLLQEEGQKPNFNFIDLSIPPNEYFGYLDL
- a CDS encoding alpha/beta fold hydrolase, with translation MNSSQKSAYLPSKLNKESDLFHTLFTPETVTATLLIVHGMQEHSGRYAEIAEYFANHGIAVLTYDHLGHGKSVKDKSEIGFFQLEKPDERLIADTEMMADHLAAQYPDVPHFILGHSMGSFITRCLLQRASKKFAGAIITGTGGPLPGIDLLRGYLSIANAIAPKHRTFLNSVFTKVNNKHFKRDKDFGDTSWLSINPKNRTAFEQDELCGIPFTHNAFYTLFTVYKRATSRNWASSISPAFPFLFVSGKNDPIGDFGKGVILTINNLKSDGFQDVETKIYPEMRHEILNEEIREQVLSEIYDWMLRHCK
- a CDS encoding LytR/AlgR family response regulator transcription factor — encoded protein: MKQKINCIILDDEPFAVRLLNDYALKTDLLNIIYAGSDVYEVMKLLGSENVDLIFIDIQMPELTGIEMMKMFNKNHNFIVTTAYAEYALEAFDFHVVDFLLKPITFNRFYQGVQKFIQWQQAFIPEPQLDHLFVRSDRKYYKIAFDEVIYIEGLKDYIRIHTINDKVMVLENMKDILEKLPENRFMRIHRSYIIATDKIKVIEGNRIQMRNMDFVTVGETYRKSFSEWIETSG
- a CDS encoding sensor histidine kinase: MGKLHLNKKTEIGLHILFWLLTLYFMLVGQPLSFGMPELDLFFKTYAIVFVLTFYFNYILVMPKIFNDFKWIKLLIGIIITYLFFTLTRFVIEQVLTDWWLGKVNYTNPVLGNYLLDNLAYSSKPIIFSSFLWLIIHVIKLLEYNKVILEDQKNTEIKFLKAQINPHFIFNTLNNIYSMVHFQSPESLSAIEKLSSIMRFTTYEAQKEHIALSEELDYIKAYIELEELRHYENNIVKWQSGIKDEKRRIAPYILSPLIENALKHGAYSEQNPIEINIFTDDKLLNFEVINSIGNKKTDKLGGIGLDNLKNRLEMLYHSKYKLETTRLENKFKASIQIQFS
- a CDS encoding TonB-dependent receptor domain-containing protein, producing the protein MKTLLLPAILLLFINTMNAQEKETNSETSLETVVIKKQKKIIERKVDRLIYNVENSTASTGGNALDALKSAPMVRVQNEAVSIVGKGEVLIMIDDRLQKMPASEVAAFLKTIPSDNIKSIEVITSPPAKYEAEGNNGIINIKLKTAKNNSWNASLGTNYTQRFYAGNSVQGMFNYNHGKLSLQSSVYMEQQKSRSSSQSNTYYQNELWAMDTQSASKNKNLGISLGADYKVTDQWTTGLKYLGSFSTEEGSSSPFTSRMNYQTSQPDSFISSDTQSSNKPNINSLNWFNTIKMDSAKTVLTTDFDFFEYKKDDARDFYGSELDSKMQMLPGTYFSALNSNMNKIRNYSGKADLETKLSWADFNFGGRFSFTRTDNNFLAYNKETGVPVLNTDQSNTFIYKEYNEALYFSLSRKFNNHWEAKLGLRAEATQTTGFSETRNQTDKNDYIKLFPTAYLTYTMNNNHSFSLNYNRRIRRPDFDYLNPFVVRSSPFYYSEGNPYLKPSIIDNIEFSYIKGQKWTSSLYYSKVSDFGQALSILNPDTNVTRNTPVNYADTYQIGFSTSYNFSAVKWWNSFSGFNVNYQNVKSKVPYTASIDGYNAYLYSNNDFTLNKKKTFSLSVNYGLQLPGRYQIFHISTMNILDVTVKILCLDKKFSVSLTGTDLLNSQRPLISYQSNGIETNFRNNNYTRGFRLSLSYRFGNNDLKSKDRNFGNEEERNRMNQ
- a CDS encoding helix-turn-helix transcriptional regulator; amino-acid sequence: MNRIDRLISVLTTLQSKQFVTADYIADKYEISIRTVYRDIKALGEIGVPIDYEPQKGYTVLQGFFLPPILLTSDEANALIMISKLSERYTDKTIHKNVSNAIDKIKSVLRYSEKEKADQLQKKIGIYVSPETDRSKDYLTIIQNAIIDKQILKICYLNNSTEASEREIEPIGMSFYTNQWHLIAWCWKRNEYRDFKVLQIQDLRNTAQPFKKEVHFTLEEYINSLT
- a CDS encoding zinc ribbon domain-containing protein, encoding MDKVYKNCQSCGMPLKKSPNGGGTNADGSISTMYCGYCYEKGQFKQENITATEMQSFVKIKMKDMGFPGFLAGLFSKGIPKLERWKN